A single genomic interval of Alligator mississippiensis isolate rAllMis1 chromosome 15, rAllMis1, whole genome shotgun sequence harbors:
- the SNRPA gene encoding U1 small nuclear ribonucleoprotein A: MAVQEARPNHTIYINNLNEKIKKDELKKSLYAIFSQFGQILDILVSRSLKMRGQAFVIFKEISSATNALRSMQGFPFYDKPMRIQYAKTDSDIIAKMKGTYVERDRKREKRKPKGQETPTTKKAMPGAAAPVANAVQGAVPGMAMNQAPRMMHHMPGQPPYMPPPGMIPPPGMAPGGMAPGGMAPQQMMPGQMPPAQPVSENPPNHILFLTNLPEETNELMLSMLFNQFPGFKEVRLVPGRHDIAFVEFDNEVQAGAARDALQGFKITQNNAMKISFAKK; this comes from the exons ATGGCCGTGCAGGAAGCCCGCCCCAACCACACCATCTACATCAACAACCTCAACGAGAAGATCAAGAAGGacg AGCTGAAGAAGTCCCTGTACGCCATCTTCTCCCAGTTCGGGCAGATCCTGGACATCCTGGTGTCGCGCAGCCTCAAGATGAGGGGCCAGGCCTTCGTCATCTTCAAGGAGATCAGCAGCGCCACCAACGCCCTGCGCTCCATGCAGGGCTTCCCCTTCTACGACAAGCCCATG AGGATCCAGTACGCCAAGACGGACTCGGACATCATCGCCAAGATGAAGGGCACCTACGTGGAGCGCGACCGCAAGCGGGAGAAGAGGAAGCCCAAGGGCCAGGAGACGCCGACGACCAAGAAGGCCATGCCGGGAGCGGCCGCCCCCGTGGCCAACGCCGTGCAGGGCGCCGTGCCG GGGATGGCGATGAACCAGGCTCCCCGCATGATGCACCACATGCCAGGCCAGCCGCCCTACATGCCCCCGCCCGGCATGATCCCGCCGCCCGGCATGGCTCCCGGAGGCATGGCGCCCGGCGGCATGGCCCCTCAGCAGATGATGCCCGGCCAGATGCCTCCTGCCCAGCCG GTCTCAGAGAATCCACCCAACCACATCCTCTTCCTCACCAACCTGCCCGAGGAGACCAACGAGCTGATGCTCTCCATGCTCTTCAACCA GTTCCCCGGGTTCAAGGAAGTGCGGCTGGTGCCAGGGCGCCACGACATCGCCTTCGTGGAGTTCGATAACGAGGTGCAGGCCGGGGCCGCCCGCGACGCCCTCCAGGGCTTCAAGATCACCCAGAACAATGCCATGAAGATCTCCTTCGCCAAGAAGTGA
- the MIA gene encoding melanoma-derived growth regulatory protein — translation MALAWVLLLGALLGAAHGGWHMDKLAERKLCADTDCSHPISIAVAVQDYVAPDCRFLHVQRGQILYVFSKLKGRGRLFWGGSVQGDYYGEQPARLGYFPSSVVQESHYLKPGKVDVKTDRWDFYCP, via the exons ATGGCCCTGGCCTGGGTCTTGCTGCTCGGTGCCCTGCTGGGGGCTGCCCATGGCGGCTGGCACATGGACAAGCTGGCGGAGCGCAAGCTCTGCGCGGACACCGACTGCAGCC ACCCCATCTCCATTGCGGTGGCCGTGCAGGACTACGTGGCCCCCGACTGCCGCTTCCTCCACGTCCAGCGGGGCCAAATCCTCTACGTCTTCTCCAAGCTCAAGGGCCGCGGGCGTCTCTTCTGGGGTGGCAGT GTGCAGGGCGACTACTACGGGGAGCAGCCGGCCCGCCTGGGCTACTTCCCCAGCAGTGTGGTGCAGGAGAGCCACTATCTGAAGCCCGGCAAGGTGGACGTCAAGACGGAC cGCTGGGATTTCTACTGCCCCTGA
- the RAB4B gene encoding ras-related protein Rab-4B isoform X2, with translation MSETYDFLFKFLVIGSAGTGKSCLLHQFIENKFKQDSNHTIGVEFGSKVVNVGGKTVKLQIWDTAGQERFRSVTRSYYRGAAGALLVYDITSRETYNALTNWLTDARTLASPNIVIILCGNKKDLDADREVTFLEASRFAQENELMFLETSALTGENVEEAFLKCARTILNKIESGELDPERMGSGIQYGDASLRQPRGPQTQTKQPCSC, from the exons ATGTCCGAGACCTACG ACTTCCTCTTCAAGTTCCTGGTGATCGGGAGCGCCGGCACGGGGAAGTCCTGTCTCCTCCACCAGTTCATCGAGAACAAGT TCAAGCAGGACTCCAACCACACCATCGGCGTGGAGTTCGGCTCCAAGGTGGTTAACGTCGGGGGCAAGACGGTGAAGCTGCAGATCTGGGACACGGCCGGGCAGGAGCGCTTTAG GTCGGTGACCCGGAGCTACTACCGCGGGGCAGCCGGGGCCTTGCTAGTCTACGACATCACCAG CCGGGAGACCTACAACGCACTGACCAACTGGCTGACGGACGCCCGGACCCTCGCCAGCCCCAACATTGTCATCATCCTCTGCGGGAACAAGAAGGACCTGGATGCCGACCGGGAAGTCACCTTCCTCGAGGCCTCGCGCTTCGCCCAGGAGAACG AGCTGATGTTCCTGGAGACGAGCGCGCTGACGGGTGAGAACGTGGAGGAAGCCTTCCTCAAATGCGCCCGCACCATCCTCAACAAGATCGAGTCAG GTGAGTTGGACCCCGAGAGGATGGGCTCCGGCATCCAATACGGGGACGCCTCCCTGCGCCAGCCCCGCGGCCCCCAGACACAGACCAAGCAGCCGTGCAGTTGCTAG
- the RAB4B gene encoding ras-related protein Rab-4B isoform X1 has product MSETYDFLFKFLVIGSAGTGKSCLLHQFIENKFKQDSNHTIGVEFGSKVVNVGGKTVKLQIWDTAGQERFRSVTRSYYRGAAGALLVYDITSRETYNALTNWLTDARTLASPNIVIILCGNKKDLDADREVTFLEASRFAQENELMFLETSALTGENVEEAFLKCARTILNKIESGPRASLAEPSPPSRSLHRLPPSVVPWASELSFAVDAPRSMDRLRPTPPELQHLPGPGIACVGLARAAPSSASYGLVCSSWHARGWDGSPLRFWTALVWCPPHCQDPGSARLDGFGPGLGVS; this is encoded by the exons ATGTCCGAGACCTACG ACTTCCTCTTCAAGTTCCTGGTGATCGGGAGCGCCGGCACGGGGAAGTCCTGTCTCCTCCACCAGTTCATCGAGAACAAGT TCAAGCAGGACTCCAACCACACCATCGGCGTGGAGTTCGGCTCCAAGGTGGTTAACGTCGGGGGCAAGACGGTGAAGCTGCAGATCTGGGACACGGCCGGGCAGGAGCGCTTTAG GTCGGTGACCCGGAGCTACTACCGCGGGGCAGCCGGGGCCTTGCTAGTCTACGACATCACCAG CCGGGAGACCTACAACGCACTGACCAACTGGCTGACGGACGCCCGGACCCTCGCCAGCCCCAACATTGTCATCATCCTCTGCGGGAACAAGAAGGACCTGGATGCCGACCGGGAAGTCACCTTCCTCGAGGCCTCGCGCTTCGCCCAGGAGAACG AGCTGATGTTCCTGGAGACGAGCGCGCTGACGGGTGAGAACGTGGAGGAAGCCTTCCTCAAATGCGCCCGCACCATCCTCAACAAGATCGAGTCAG GACCACGTGCCTCGCTCGCTGAGCCCTCGCCCCCATCCCGGTCTCTGCACCGCCTGCCTCCGTCCGTGGTGCCCTGGGCCTCTGAGCTTTCCTTTGCAGTAGACGCTCCCCGTTCCATGGACCGGCTGCGCCCCACACCCCCAGAGCTCCAGCATCTCCCTGGCCCCGGCATTGCTTGCGttggcctggccagagcagcGCCCTCTTCTGCCAGCTATGGTTtggtgtgcagctcctggcacgcGCGGGGATGGGATGGGTCCCCTTTGCGGTTCTGGACAGCACTGGTGTGGTGTCCCCCTCACTGCCAGGACCCCGGCTCAGCTCGCCTTGatggctttggccctgggctgggagtgagcTGA
- the COQ8B gene encoding atypical kinase COQ8B, mitochondrial isoform X3, whose amino-acid sequence MWPELRGALRRAAPRARVGGAQGPWPGCAEGPLPPPAPRGPRAAPRHPRPAPSRARLFHGSAARGALTADDIRRAREARQRTGAAEPARAPRQQLSERARERKVPASRLGRLASFGGLAVGLGLGALAEAARSSLAGEREPQAAQSASLLGSSPLLSEANAERIVDTLCRVRGAALKIGQMLSLQDSSFLSPQLQRIFERVRQSADFMPPWQTSVLAEELGAGWRELVASFEETPFAAASIGQVHHGQLRDGTNVAVKVQYPGVAQSIRSDMENLLSLLKLSVALPEGLFADNTLQVLQKELEWECDYRREADCARRFRQLLADDPFFEVPRVVESLTAARVLAMELAPGVPLDQCLGLGQDTRDEICSQVLRLCLREIFEFRFMQTDPNWANFFYDPAQHKVTLLDFGASRTFSKGFTDDYIEVVKAAADGDRAKVLQKSKDLKFLTGFETQAFEEAHVEAVLILGEAFSAPGPFDFGAQHTTRRLQALVPVMLRHRLTPPPAESYALHRKLAGAFLACAHLRARVPCRPLFDQLYAQYWGRS is encoded by the exons ATGTGGCCGGAGCTGCGCGGGGCCCTCCGCCGggccgccccccgcgcccgg GTTGGCGGCGCCCAGGGGCCCTGGCCCGGCTGCGCAGAggggcccctgcctccccccgcgCCCCGGGGCCCGCGGGCGGCTCCACGGCACCCCCGGCCCGCGCCCTCCCGCGCCCGGCTCTTCCACGGCTCCGCGGCGCGCGGCGCCCTGACGGCCGACGACATCCGCCGCGCCAGGGAAGCCCGGCAGAGGACGGGCGCCGCGGAGCCGGCCAGGGCGCCGCGCCAGCAG ctcagcgagcGAGCCCGGGAGCGGAAGGTGCCGGCCTCACGCCTCGGCCGCCTGGCCAGCTTCGGAG GGCTGGCGGTGGGGCTGGGCCTCGGGGCCCTGGCGGAGGCCGCCCGCAGCTCGCTGGCCGGGGAGCGGGAGCCCCAGG cagcGCAGAGCGcgtccctgctgggctccagccccctcCTGTCGGAGGCCAACGCCGAGCGCATCGTGGACACCCTTTGCCGGGTGCGCGGCGCCGCCCTCAAGATCGGCCAGATGCTCAGCCTGCAAG acagcaGCTTCCTgagcccccagctgcagcggATCTTCGAGCGCGTGCGGCAGAGCGCCGACTTCATGCCCCCCTGGCAGACCAGC gtgctggccgAGGAGCTGGGCGCCGGCTGGCGGGAGCTGGTGGCCTCCTTCGAGGAGACGCCCTTCGCGGCCGCCTCCATCGGGCAGGTGCACCATGGCCAGCTGCGCGACGGCACCAACGTGGCCGTCAAGGTCCAG TACCCCGGCGTGGCCCAGAGCATCCGCAGCGACATGGAGAACCTGCTCTCGCTGCTCAAGCTGAGCGTGGCGCTGCCGGAGG GTCTCTTCGCTGACAAcaccctgcaggtgctgcagaaGGAGCTGGAGTGGGAGTGCGACTACCGGCGCGAGGCTGACTGTGCCCGGAGGTTTCG gcagctgctggcggACGACCCGTTCTTCGAGGTGCCGCGTGTGGTGGAGTCGCTGACGGCCGCCCGGGTCCTGGCCATGGAGTTGGCGCCCGGCGTCCCGCTagaccagtgcctggggctgggccaggacacACGGGACGAG AtctgctcccaggtgctgcgCCTCTGCCTGCGCGAGATCTTTGAGTTTCGCTTCATGCAGACGGACCCCAACTGGGCCAACTTCTTCTACGACCCGGCCCAGCACAAG GTGACGCTGCTGGATTTCGGGGCCAGCCGCACCTTCAGCAAGGGCTTCACGGACGACTACATTGAG GTGGTGAAAGCCGCGGCTGACGGGGACCGGGCCAAGGTGCTGCAGAAATCCAAGGACCTCAAGTTCCTGACCGGGTTTGAGACTCAG gcctTCGAGGAGGCGCACGTGGAGGCGGTCCTGATCCTGGGCGAGGCCTTCTCGGCGCCGGGGCCCTTTGACTTCGGGGCGCAGCACACGACGCGCCGGCTGCAGGCGCTGGTGCCCGTGATGCTGCGGCACCGCTTGACGCCGCCGCCTGCCGAGAGCTACGCCCTGCACCGCAAGCTGGCCGGCGCCTTCCTGGCCTGCGCCCACCTGCGCGCCCGCGTGCCCTGCCGGCCCCTCTTCGACCAGCTCTACGCCCAGTACTGGGGCCGCTCCTAG
- the COQ8B gene encoding atypical kinase COQ8B, mitochondrial isoform X2, translating into MWPELRGALRRAAPRARVGGAQGPWPGCAEGPLPPPAPRGPRAAPRHPRPAPSRARLFHGSAARGALTADDIRRAREARQRTGAAEPARAPRQQLSERARERKVPASRLGRLASFGGLAVGLGLGALAEAARSSLAGEREPQAQSASLLGSSPLLSEANAERIVDTLCRVRGAALKIGQMLSLQDSSFLSPQLQRIFERVRQSADFMPPWQTSQVLAEELGAGWRELVASFEETPFAAASIGQVHHGQLRDGTNVAVKVQYPGVAQSIRSDMENLLSLLKLSVALPEGLFADNTLQVLQKELEWECDYRREADCARRFRQLLADDPFFEVPRVVESLTAARVLAMELAPGVPLDQCLGLGQDTRDEICSQVLRLCLREIFEFRFMQTDPNWANFFYDPAQHKVTLLDFGASRTFSKGFTDDYIEVVKAAADGDRAKVLQKSKDLKFLTGFETQAFEEAHVEAVLILGEAFSAPGPFDFGAQHTTRRLQALVPVMLRHRLTPPPAESYALHRKLAGAFLACAHLRARVPCRPLFDQLYAQYWGRS; encoded by the exons ATGTGGCCGGAGCTGCGCGGGGCCCTCCGCCGggccgccccccgcgcccgg GTTGGCGGCGCCCAGGGGCCCTGGCCCGGCTGCGCAGAggggcccctgcctccccccgcgCCCCGGGGCCCGCGGGCGGCTCCACGGCACCCCCGGCCCGCGCCCTCCCGCGCCCGGCTCTTCCACGGCTCCGCGGCGCGCGGCGCCCTGACGGCCGACGACATCCGCCGCGCCAGGGAAGCCCGGCAGAGGACGGGCGCCGCGGAGCCGGCCAGGGCGCCGCGCCAGCAG ctcagcgagcGAGCCCGGGAGCGGAAGGTGCCGGCCTCACGCCTCGGCCGCCTGGCCAGCTTCGGAG GGCTGGCGGTGGGGCTGGGCCTCGGGGCCCTGGCGGAGGCCGCCCGCAGCTCGCTGGCCGGGGAGCGGGAGCCCCAGG cGCAGAGCGcgtccctgctgggctccagccccctcCTGTCGGAGGCCAACGCCGAGCGCATCGTGGACACCCTTTGCCGGGTGCGCGGCGCCGCCCTCAAGATCGGCCAGATGCTCAGCCTGCAAG acagcaGCTTCCTgagcccccagctgcagcggATCTTCGAGCGCGTGCGGCAGAGCGCCGACTTCATGCCCCCCTGGCAGACCAGC caggtgctggccgAGGAGCTGGGCGCCGGCTGGCGGGAGCTGGTGGCCTCCTTCGAGGAGACGCCCTTCGCGGCCGCCTCCATCGGGCAGGTGCACCATGGCCAGCTGCGCGACGGCACCAACGTGGCCGTCAAGGTCCAG TACCCCGGCGTGGCCCAGAGCATCCGCAGCGACATGGAGAACCTGCTCTCGCTGCTCAAGCTGAGCGTGGCGCTGCCGGAGG GTCTCTTCGCTGACAAcaccctgcaggtgctgcagaaGGAGCTGGAGTGGGAGTGCGACTACCGGCGCGAGGCTGACTGTGCCCGGAGGTTTCG gcagctgctggcggACGACCCGTTCTTCGAGGTGCCGCGTGTGGTGGAGTCGCTGACGGCCGCCCGGGTCCTGGCCATGGAGTTGGCGCCCGGCGTCCCGCTagaccagtgcctggggctgggccaggacacACGGGACGAG AtctgctcccaggtgctgcgCCTCTGCCTGCGCGAGATCTTTGAGTTTCGCTTCATGCAGACGGACCCCAACTGGGCCAACTTCTTCTACGACCCGGCCCAGCACAAG GTGACGCTGCTGGATTTCGGGGCCAGCCGCACCTTCAGCAAGGGCTTCACGGACGACTACATTGAG GTGGTGAAAGCCGCGGCTGACGGGGACCGGGCCAAGGTGCTGCAGAAATCCAAGGACCTCAAGTTCCTGACCGGGTTTGAGACTCAG gcctTCGAGGAGGCGCACGTGGAGGCGGTCCTGATCCTGGGCGAGGCCTTCTCGGCGCCGGGGCCCTTTGACTTCGGGGCGCAGCACACGACGCGCCGGCTGCAGGCGCTGGTGCCCGTGATGCTGCGGCACCGCTTGACGCCGCCGCCTGCCGAGAGCTACGCCCTGCACCGCAAGCTGGCCGGCGCCTTCCTGGCCTGCGCCCACCTGCGCGCCCGCGTGCCCTGCCGGCCCCTCTTCGACCAGCTCTACGCCCAGTACTGGGGCCGCTCCTAG
- the COQ8B gene encoding atypical kinase COQ8B, mitochondrial isoform X1 — translation MWPELRGALRRAAPRARVGGAQGPWPGCAEGPLPPPAPRGPRAAPRHPRPAPSRARLFHGSAARGALTADDIRRAREARQRTGAAEPARAPRQQLSERARERKVPASRLGRLASFGGLAVGLGLGALAEAARSSLAGEREPQAAQSASLLGSSPLLSEANAERIVDTLCRVRGAALKIGQMLSLQDSSFLSPQLQRIFERVRQSADFMPPWQTSQVLAEELGAGWRELVASFEETPFAAASIGQVHHGQLRDGTNVAVKVQYPGVAQSIRSDMENLLSLLKLSVALPEGLFADNTLQVLQKELEWECDYRREADCARRFRQLLADDPFFEVPRVVESLTAARVLAMELAPGVPLDQCLGLGQDTRDEICSQVLRLCLREIFEFRFMQTDPNWANFFYDPAQHKVTLLDFGASRTFSKGFTDDYIEVVKAAADGDRAKVLQKSKDLKFLTGFETQAFEEAHVEAVLILGEAFSAPGPFDFGAQHTTRRLQALVPVMLRHRLTPPPAESYALHRKLAGAFLACAHLRARVPCRPLFDQLYAQYWGRS, via the exons ATGTGGCCGGAGCTGCGCGGGGCCCTCCGCCGggccgccccccgcgcccgg GTTGGCGGCGCCCAGGGGCCCTGGCCCGGCTGCGCAGAggggcccctgcctccccccgcgCCCCGGGGCCCGCGGGCGGCTCCACGGCACCCCCGGCCCGCGCCCTCCCGCGCCCGGCTCTTCCACGGCTCCGCGGCGCGCGGCGCCCTGACGGCCGACGACATCCGCCGCGCCAGGGAAGCCCGGCAGAGGACGGGCGCCGCGGAGCCGGCCAGGGCGCCGCGCCAGCAG ctcagcgagcGAGCCCGGGAGCGGAAGGTGCCGGCCTCACGCCTCGGCCGCCTGGCCAGCTTCGGAG GGCTGGCGGTGGGGCTGGGCCTCGGGGCCCTGGCGGAGGCCGCCCGCAGCTCGCTGGCCGGGGAGCGGGAGCCCCAGG cagcGCAGAGCGcgtccctgctgggctccagccccctcCTGTCGGAGGCCAACGCCGAGCGCATCGTGGACACCCTTTGCCGGGTGCGCGGCGCCGCCCTCAAGATCGGCCAGATGCTCAGCCTGCAAG acagcaGCTTCCTgagcccccagctgcagcggATCTTCGAGCGCGTGCGGCAGAGCGCCGACTTCATGCCCCCCTGGCAGACCAGC caggtgctggccgAGGAGCTGGGCGCCGGCTGGCGGGAGCTGGTGGCCTCCTTCGAGGAGACGCCCTTCGCGGCCGCCTCCATCGGGCAGGTGCACCATGGCCAGCTGCGCGACGGCACCAACGTGGCCGTCAAGGTCCAG TACCCCGGCGTGGCCCAGAGCATCCGCAGCGACATGGAGAACCTGCTCTCGCTGCTCAAGCTGAGCGTGGCGCTGCCGGAGG GTCTCTTCGCTGACAAcaccctgcaggtgctgcagaaGGAGCTGGAGTGGGAGTGCGACTACCGGCGCGAGGCTGACTGTGCCCGGAGGTTTCG gcagctgctggcggACGACCCGTTCTTCGAGGTGCCGCGTGTGGTGGAGTCGCTGACGGCCGCCCGGGTCCTGGCCATGGAGTTGGCGCCCGGCGTCCCGCTagaccagtgcctggggctgggccaggacacACGGGACGAG AtctgctcccaggtgctgcgCCTCTGCCTGCGCGAGATCTTTGAGTTTCGCTTCATGCAGACGGACCCCAACTGGGCCAACTTCTTCTACGACCCGGCCCAGCACAAG GTGACGCTGCTGGATTTCGGGGCCAGCCGCACCTTCAGCAAGGGCTTCACGGACGACTACATTGAG GTGGTGAAAGCCGCGGCTGACGGGGACCGGGCCAAGGTGCTGCAGAAATCCAAGGACCTCAAGTTCCTGACCGGGTTTGAGACTCAG gcctTCGAGGAGGCGCACGTGGAGGCGGTCCTGATCCTGGGCGAGGCCTTCTCGGCGCCGGGGCCCTTTGACTTCGGGGCGCAGCACACGACGCGCCGGCTGCAGGCGCTGGTGCCCGTGATGCTGCGGCACCGCTTGACGCCGCCGCCTGCCGAGAGCTACGCCCTGCACCGCAAGCTGGCCGGCGCCTTCCTGGCCTGCGCCCACCTGCGCGCCCGCGTGCCCTGCCGGCCCCTCTTCGACCAGCTCTACGCCCAGTACTGGGGCCGCTCCTAG